Proteins encoded by one window of bacterium:
- a CDS encoding NADP oxidoreductase — MDKPKIATVWLEGCAGCHMSFLDLDEKLLEVLQEVELTVSPITDFKEYEFPQLAVGIVEGGVGTLEQEEILKKLRKSCGLLVAWGDCAVFGGINTMRNWIPKQEVLRHGYVETLSTVGGMIPSDPDLPELLDKVLPANQVVQVDLYVPGCPPSPEAIAQCLKGILQGRPEALPAALLHFD; from the coding sequence ATGGATAAGCCCAAGATAGCAACTGTCTGGCTGGAGGGATGTGCTGGCTGTCACATGTCCTTCCTGGATCTGGATGAGAAGCTCTTGGAGGTGCTCCAGGAAGTGGAACTAACCGTGTCTCCCATCACGGATTTCAAGGAATATGAGTTCCCGCAGCTGGCTGTGGGTATAGTGGAGGGTGGGGTGGGCACCCTTGAGCAGGAGGAAATCCTCAAGAAGCTAAGGAAAAGCTGCGGCTTGCTGGTGGCCTGGGGGGACTGCGCTGTGTTCGGCGGCATAAACACCATGCGCAACTGGATCCCCAAACAAGAAGTGCTCAGACACGGCTATGTGGAAACCCTTTCCACCGTGGGAGGAATGATTCCCTCTGACCCGGATCTTCCGGAGCTCCTGGACAAGGTGCTTCCGGCCAATCAGGTGGTCCAGGTGGATCTCTATGTGCCGGGGTGTCCACCCTCACCCGAGGCCATAGCTCAGTGCCTGAAAGGAATCCTCCAGGGGCGGCCAGAGGCCCTGCCTGCGGCCTTGCTCCATTTCGATTGA